A genomic segment from Barrientosiimonas humi encodes:
- a CDS encoding ABC transporter ATP-binding protein — translation MTSASTPSPRASNRTLRRGLRVVGRGFRQQPKALFVAVVGSAIYGVMTVLTARVIGSLTGNVVEPAVRAGEISGAQIWTIVWQLGLVVLLTVVGVVLRRAGAGFAFFNLQAIYRRRVTGQYLRLPLSWHHRHPSGQLLSNANADVEATWNVFQPLPMAIGVLVMLVVAGAEMLRVDIPLALIGFLVFPALFVANLVFQSRMSPRVTRAQQLRAEVSEVAHESVEAGLLVKAMGREDQETQRFAERTDQLRDAAIRVGRTRGTFDPVIEAIPTLGTLAVLAVGTSRVGSGAIEAADVVQIAYLFSVLAFPVRAFGWVLSELPRTVVGWDRISSVLDEQGEMAYGDRDPATPARGAERVTGVSYAYEVGGRAVLGAHQPTGKGGHDQATGKGGRRDRRLTRTGASSDQAGPPPATTPPLERVVALREVDLALPAGATTAVAGPTGAGKSTLSGLVLRLMDPDTGEIVLDGVDLRQIRRGGIPEVATLVAQTPFLFDDTVEGNVTLGRDVTDEQVRRALDVAQASGFVDRLPDGAQTHVGERGASLSGGQRQRIALARAVVRDPALLVLDDATSAVDPAVETAILDGLRERSEGITVLVVAYRMSTIGMADHVIYLEHGRVLDRGTHEELMGRCAGYQRLVTAYAREAAERAAVAATEEPVAPDRQEVQR, via the coding sequence GTGACTTCTGCCTCGACGCCCTCGCCCAGGGCGTCGAACCGCACGCTGCGACGGGGTCTGCGGGTGGTGGGGCGCGGCTTCCGGCAGCAGCCGAAGGCCCTGTTCGTGGCCGTCGTCGGGTCGGCCATCTATGGCGTCATGACCGTGCTCACCGCCCGGGTCATCGGCAGCCTGACCGGCAACGTCGTGGAGCCCGCGGTGCGAGCCGGGGAGATCAGCGGCGCGCAGATCTGGACGATCGTGTGGCAGCTCGGGCTCGTCGTGCTGCTCACCGTCGTCGGGGTGGTGCTGCGCCGCGCCGGTGCCGGCTTCGCGTTCTTCAACCTGCAGGCGATCTATCGGCGCCGCGTGACGGGGCAGTACCTCCGGCTGCCGCTGTCGTGGCACCACCGGCACCCCTCGGGGCAGCTGCTGAGCAACGCCAACGCCGACGTCGAAGCCACCTGGAACGTCTTCCAGCCGCTTCCGATGGCCATCGGCGTGCTCGTGATGCTGGTGGTCGCCGGAGCCGAGATGCTGCGCGTCGACATCCCGCTCGCGCTCATCGGATTCCTTGTGTTCCCAGCGCTTTTCGTCGCCAACCTTGTTTTCCAGTCGCGCATGTCGCCGCGCGTCACGCGGGCGCAGCAGCTGCGCGCCGAGGTCAGCGAGGTGGCGCACGAGAGCGTCGAGGCCGGGCTGCTCGTCAAGGCGATGGGCCGCGAGGACCAGGAGACCCAGCGCTTCGCCGAGCGCACCGACCAGCTGCGCGACGCGGCGATCCGCGTCGGCCGCACGCGCGGGACGTTCGACCCGGTGATCGAGGCCATCCCGACGCTCGGCACGCTCGCCGTCCTCGCCGTCGGCACCAGCCGGGTCGGCAGCGGGGCGATCGAGGCGGCCGACGTGGTGCAGATCGCCTACCTGTTCTCCGTGCTGGCCTTCCCCGTGCGCGCGTTCGGCTGGGTGCTGTCGGAGCTCCCGCGCACCGTCGTCGGCTGGGACCGGATCTCCTCGGTGCTCGACGAGCAGGGCGAGATGGCGTACGGCGACCGCGACCCGGCCACCCCCGCGCGCGGCGCCGAGCGGGTCACCGGGGTGAGCTATGCGTACGAGGTCGGCGGCCGAGCCGTGCTCGGCGCCCACCAGCCCACGGGCAAGGGCGGTCATGACCAAGCCACCGGCAAGGGAGGGCGACGCGATCGCCGGCTCACGCGCACGGGCGCGAGCAGCGACCAGGCGGGTCCGCCACCGGCGACCACCCCGCCGCTCGAGCGCGTCGTCGCGCTGCGCGAGGTCGACCTGGCGCTGCCCGCGGGCGCGACGACCGCGGTGGCCGGCCCGACCGGCGCCGGCAAGAGCACGCTGAGCGGACTCGTGCTGCGGCTGATGGACCCCGACACCGGTGAGATCGTGCTCGACGGGGTCGACCTGCGGCAGATCCGGCGCGGCGGCATTCCGGAGGTGGCCACGCTCGTGGCCCAGACGCCGTTCCTGTTCGACGACACCGTCGAGGGCAACGTCACCCTGGGGCGCGACGTCACTGACGAGCAGGTGCGCAGAGCCCTCGACGTGGCGCAGGCGAGCGGCTTCGTCGACCGGCTGCCCGACGGCGCGCAGACCCACGTGGGGGAGCGCGGCGCGAGCCTCTCCGGCGGCCAGCGGCAGCGCATCGCGCTGGCCCGCGCCGTCGTTCGTGACCCGGCGCTCCTGGTGCTCGACGACGCCACCTCGGCAGTCGACCCGGCCGTCGAGACCGCGATCCTCGACGGCCTGCGCGAGCGCAGCGAAGGCATCACGGTGCTCGTCGTCGCCTACCGGATGTCGACGATCGGCATGGCCGACCACGTGATCTACCTCGAGCACGGCCGAGTGCTCGACCGAGGCACGCACGAGGAGCTGATGGGCCGGTGCGCCGGCTACCAGCGGCTGGTGACGGCGTACGCCCGGGAGGCGGCCGAGCGCGCCGCCGTCGCCGCGACCGAGGAGCCGGTGGCGCCCGACCGCCAGGAGGTGCAGCGGTGA
- the hisF gene encoding imidazole glycerol phosphate synthase subunit HisF, giving the protein MSVAVRVIPCLDVDAGRVVKGVNFQQLRDAGDPVELAEVYDGQRADELTFLDVTASSSDRETTYDVVRRTAEEVFIPLTVGGGVRSVDDVDRLLRAGADKVGINTGAIARPEVMAEIADRFGAQVLVLSADVRRADGHFEVTTHGGRRSAGLDAIEWCARAERLGAGEILLNSMDADGTKDGFDLELIRAVRAATSLPLIASGGAGAVEHFVEAVEAGADAVLAASVFHYRELTVGQVKAGLAEAGYPVR; this is encoded by the coding sequence GTGAGTGTGGCCGTGCGTGTGATCCCGTGCCTCGACGTCGACGCCGGCCGGGTCGTCAAGGGCGTGAACTTCCAGCAGCTGCGCGACGCGGGCGACCCGGTGGAGCTGGCCGAGGTCTACGACGGGCAGCGGGCCGACGAGCTCACCTTCCTCGACGTGACGGCGTCGTCGTCCGACCGCGAGACGACCTACGACGTCGTGCGCCGCACCGCCGAGGAGGTCTTCATCCCGCTCACCGTGGGTGGCGGGGTGCGCTCGGTCGACGACGTCGACCGGCTGCTGCGCGCGGGCGCCGACAAGGTCGGCATCAATACCGGCGCCATCGCCCGCCCCGAGGTCATGGCCGAGATCGCCGACCGTTTCGGTGCGCAGGTGCTGGTGCTGTCCGCGGACGTACGCCGGGCAGACGGCCACTTCGAGGTCACCACGCACGGTGGTCGGCGCTCGGCCGGCCTCGACGCCATCGAGTGGTGCGCGCGGGCGGAGCGTCTGGGCGCGGGCGAGATCCTGCTCAACTCGATGGACGCCGACGGGACCAAGGACGGCTTCGACCTCGAGCTGATCCGCGCGGTGCGGGCCGCGACCTCGTTGCCGCTCATCGCCAGCGGCGGGGCCGGCGCCGTCGAGCACTTCGTGGAGGCGGTGGAGGCCGGCGCCGACGCGGTCCTCGCGGCGTCGGTGTTCCACTACCGGGAGCTGACGGTCGGGCAGGTCAAGGCAGGGCTGGCCGAGGCCGGCTACCCCGTGCGCTGA
- the hisG gene encoding ATP phosphoribosyltransferase, protein MLKLAVPNKGALAESAAEMLREAGYRGRRDSKELVVADPDNGVELYFLRPRDIAVYVGSGTLEAGITGRDLLLDSGSPATEVLPLGFGQSTFRYAARPGAAAGIDELAGRRVATSFPGLVRADLAKRGIDGEVVRLDGAVETAITLGVADVIADVVETGTTLRNAGLEVFGDPILTSEAVLIRPAAEGESSGQVDVLVRRLQGVLTARHYVMMDYDIRVELVEQACALTPGLESPTVSPLHDRGYVAVRAMVPRRRTNQVMDDLYEVGARAILVTDIAACRI, encoded by the coding sequence ATGCTCAAGCTCGCCGTCCCCAACAAGGGGGCGCTCGCCGAGTCCGCCGCCGAGATGCTGCGCGAGGCCGGATACCGCGGCCGCCGCGACAGCAAGGAGCTGGTGGTGGCCGACCCCGACAACGGGGTCGAGCTGTACTTCCTGCGCCCGCGCGACATCGCCGTCTACGTCGGCTCCGGCACGCTCGAGGCAGGCATCACCGGGCGCGACCTGCTGCTGGACTCCGGCAGCCCCGCCACCGAGGTCCTGCCGCTGGGCTTCGGTCAGTCCACCTTCCGCTACGCCGCGCGACCGGGCGCCGCCGCAGGCATCGACGAGCTGGCCGGACGCCGGGTCGCCACCAGCTTCCCGGGGCTGGTGCGCGCCGACCTCGCCAAGCGCGGCATCGACGGCGAGGTGGTCCGGCTCGACGGTGCCGTCGAGACCGCCATCACGCTGGGCGTGGCCGACGTCATCGCCGACGTCGTCGAGACCGGCACCACCCTGCGCAACGCCGGGCTGGAGGTCTTCGGCGACCCGATCCTCACCAGCGAGGCGGTGCTGATCCGGCCGGCCGCCGAGGGTGAGAGCAGCGGCCAGGTCGACGTGCTCGTACGCCGGTTGCAGGGCGTCCTCACCGCTCGCCACTACGTGATGATGGACTACGACATCCGCGTGGAGCTGGTCGAGCAGGCGTGCGCGCTCACGCCCGGGCTGGAGTCGCCGACGGTCTCGCCGCTGCACGATCGCGGCTACGTGGCCGTGCGCGCGATGGTGCCGCGGCGCCGCACCAACCAGGTGATGGACGACCTGTACGAGGTCGGCGCCCGCGCGATCCTCGTCACCGACATCGCGGCCTGCCGCATCTAG
- a CDS encoding PH domain-containing protein: protein MAKDDPYATFRPVGGRIVPLVVAGLCVMIFTVVAIALPSEGKPSFSVGDKTFIWMIGVGFALVLWRFAQVRAIPTQEGIEVHNLVVTRQVAWSQIVEVQFGGGQAWAVLELDDFDTLPVMGIQRSDGPRATAEAQRLAALVEAHTRRGPAAEI from the coding sequence ATGGCCAAGGACGATCCCTACGCGACGTTCCGTCCGGTCGGCGGCCGCATCGTGCCGCTGGTCGTGGCGGGCCTGTGCGTCATGATCTTCACGGTGGTGGCGATCGCGCTGCCGAGCGAGGGCAAGCCGTCGTTCTCCGTGGGCGACAAGACGTTCATCTGGATGATCGGCGTCGGGTTCGCCCTGGTGCTGTGGCGGTTCGCGCAGGTGCGCGCGATCCCGACGCAGGAGGGCATCGAGGTGCACAACCTCGTCGTGACCCGTCAGGTGGCGTGGTCGCAGATCGTCGAGGTGCAGTTCGGCGGCGGTCAGGCCTGGGCGGTGCTCGAGCTCGACGACTTCGACACGCTGCCCGTCATGGGCATCCAGCGCAGCGACGGCCCGCGCGCCACGGCCGAGGCCCAGCGGCTGGCCGCGCTGGTCGAAGCGCACACCCGCCGCGGCCCGGCGGCGGAGATCTAG
- a CDS encoding FUSC family protein has protein sequence MSSEVAGEWGRRLDPRPRLTKRSFAQRVERLRDRAFLIVQCAVGGAIAWSLARYLLGHPQPFFAPVTVLVALGLTYGQRLRRVVELTVGVAIGVLVGDVFVHFFGTGPVQLAVVVLCAMSIAVLAGAGGLMMIQAGVQSMIVTTLVADSEYAFSRWLDAVVGGCVALLAATITPTSPVRRPRVEAARVLTELAEVLRATATAGRRRDQQRADDALARARASEGHLADLREAVDEGIAVTRQSPFRRRHNASVVAIADLTEPLDRAIRNIRVLVRRVSVAVLEGEPIPPAYLTAVDDLAQVMDQMADELSERRVPQNVRPALLLLADDTATRSIAGTGRTSLSGEVIRAQLRSIVVDLLMLTGWSYEKVREEVPTRHDELDE, from the coding sequence ATGAGCAGCGAGGTGGCCGGCGAGTGGGGTCGGCGACTCGACCCTCGCCCACGACTCACCAAGCGCTCCTTCGCCCAGCGCGTCGAGCGGCTGCGCGACCGCGCCTTCCTCATCGTGCAGTGCGCGGTCGGCGGCGCGATCGCGTGGAGCCTGGCCCGCTACCTGCTCGGCCACCCGCAGCCGTTCTTCGCCCCGGTGACGGTGCTGGTCGCGCTGGGACTGACGTACGGCCAACGGTTGCGTCGCGTGGTCGAGCTCACCGTCGGCGTGGCGATCGGTGTGCTCGTCGGCGACGTGTTCGTGCACTTCTTCGGCACGGGTCCGGTGCAGCTGGCGGTCGTGGTGCTGTGCGCCATGTCGATCGCGGTGCTCGCGGGCGCCGGCGGGCTGATGATGATCCAGGCCGGCGTGCAGTCGATGATCGTGACGACGCTCGTCGCCGACTCGGAGTACGCCTTCAGCCGCTGGCTCGACGCCGTGGTCGGCGGGTGCGTGGCGCTGCTCGCGGCCACCATCACCCCCACCTCACCCGTGCGCCGTCCCCGCGTGGAGGCCGCGCGGGTGCTGACCGAGCTGGCAGAGGTGCTGCGCGCCACGGCCACCGCCGGTCGCCGCCGTGACCAGCAGCGCGCCGACGACGCCCTCGCCCGGGCGCGCGCCAGCGAGGGCCATCTCGCCGACCTGCGCGAGGCCGTCGACGAGGGCATCGCGGTCACCCGTCAGTCGCCGTTCCGGCGCCGGCACAACGCCTCGGTGGTGGCGATCGCCGACCTGACCGAGCCGCTGGACCGCGCGATCCGCAACATCCGGGTGCTCGTGCGCCGGGTGTCGGTCGCGGTGCTCGAGGGCGAGCCGATCCCGCCCGCCTACCTCACCGCCGTCGACGACCTCGCCCAGGTCATGGACCAGATGGCCGACGAGCTGTCCGAGCGGCGCGTCCCGCAGAACGTGCGCCCCGCGCTGCTGCTGCTCGCCGACGACACGGCGACGCGCAGCATCGCCGGCACCGGGCGTACGTCGTTGTCGGGTGAGGTGATCCGCGCTCAGCTGCGCTCGATCGTGGTCGACCTGCTCATGCTGACCGGGTGGAGCTACGAGAAGGTGCGCGAGGAGGTCCCGACCCGCCACGACGAGCTCGACGAGTAG
- a CDS encoding TIGR03085 family metal-binding protein, whose protein sequence is MSDLAKQERAQLSDAFDRFGPDSPTLSGDWTTRDLAAHLVLRERRPDAAGGILLPLLASRTESVQQQIAAQPWPQLVEQFRSGPPAWSPMRVGAVDEVANLAEFYVHHEDVLRGADASARRARSEQLENALWGVLGRMGRFLLRKSPVGVDVRAEGHRERPLTKAGQGDGRVTLVGAPGEVVLRVFGRGIADPAVTDVVIEGDDAAVAKFAGFKPSF, encoded by the coding sequence ATGAGCGATCTCGCCAAGCAGGAGCGCGCCCAGCTGAGCGACGCGTTCGACCGGTTCGGCCCGGACAGCCCGACCCTCAGCGGCGACTGGACCACGCGCGACCTCGCGGCCCACCTGGTGCTGCGCGAGCGCCGCCCCGACGCGGCCGGCGGGATCCTGCTGCCGCTGCTGGCGAGCCGCACCGAGTCGGTGCAGCAGCAGATCGCGGCGCAGCCCTGGCCGCAGCTGGTCGAGCAGTTCCGCTCGGGCCCACCGGCGTGGTCGCCGATGCGTGTCGGCGCGGTCGACGAGGTCGCGAACCTGGCGGAGTTCTACGTCCACCACGAGGACGTGCTGCGCGGCGCCGACGCTTCCGCGCGCCGGGCTCGCAGCGAGCAGCTTGAGAACGCCCTGTGGGGAGTGCTCGGACGCATGGGCCGGTTCCTGCTGCGCAAGAGCCCGGTCGGGGTCGACGTGCGCGCCGAGGGTCACCGGGAGCGTCCGCTGACCAAGGCGGGTCAGGGCGACGGCCGCGTCACGCTCGTCGGAGCCCCCGGCGAGGTCGTGCTGCGGGTGTTCGGTCGGGGCATCGCCGACCCGGCCGTCACCGACGTCGTCATCGAGGGCGACGACGCCGCCGTGGCGAAGTTCGCAGGGTTCAAACCGAGCTTCTAG
- a CDS encoding (d)CMP kinase, with the protein MPQETQEDHHVWGENLADPAHADQVVELARRARGDAAPPSPRPTVVTFDGPAGSGKSSLARLVADRLDAPVVHLDDLLPGWDGLPAAPALLTTQVLVPLARGEQAAFRRFDWHAGEFAELVPVPTADFLVVEGVASSVGVARAYADVRVWLEAAHDVRMQRGLARDGDGFAGHWEAWAAQEARIFEADGTAAHAHLRLQTDGPALP; encoded by the coding sequence ATGCCGCAGGAGACCCAGGAGGACCACCACGTCTGGGGCGAGAACCTCGCCGATCCCGCGCACGCCGACCAGGTGGTGGAGCTGGCCCGGCGCGCCCGCGGCGACGCAGCGCCGCCCTCCCCTCGCCCCACGGTCGTCACGTTCGACGGCCCCGCCGGCTCGGGCAAGTCCTCCCTCGCCCGCCTGGTCGCCGACCGGCTCGACGCGCCCGTCGTGCACCTGGACGACCTGCTGCCCGGCTGGGACGGCCTGCCCGCCGCACCGGCTCTGCTCACCACCCAGGTGCTCGTCCCGCTCGCGCGCGGGGAGCAGGCCGCGTTCCGCCGGTTCGACTGGCACGCGGGCGAGTTCGCCGAGCTGGTGCCGGTGCCGACCGCCGACTTCCTGGTCGTCGAGGGTGTCGCGAGCAGCGTGGGAGTGGCCCGGGCGTACGCCGACGTCCGGGTCTGGCTCGAGGCGGCCCACGACGTGCGCATGCAGCGCGGCCTCGCGCGCGACGGCGACGGGTTCGCCGGGCACTGGGAGGCCTGGGCCGCGCAGGAGGCACGGATCTTCGAGGCCGACGGCACCGCCGCGCATGCGCACCTTCGGCTGCAGACCGACGGGCCTGCGCTTCCCTAG
- a CDS encoding phosphoribosyl-ATP diphosphatase, with protein MKTFDQLWAELSVKASERPAGSGTVAALDAGVHSIGKKIVEEAAEVWMAAEHEGRERTAEEISQLIYHLQVLMLATGLTPEDVYTNL; from the coding sequence GTGAAGACGTTCGACCAGCTGTGGGCAGAGCTGTCCGTCAAGGCGAGCGAGCGCCCCGCAGGCTCCGGCACTGTCGCGGCGCTCGACGCCGGCGTGCACAGCATCGGCAAGAAGATCGTGGAAGAGGCGGCCGAGGTGTGGATGGCGGCCGAGCATGAGGGCCGCGAGCGCACCGCCGAGGAGATCAGCCAGCTGATCTACCACCTGCAGGTGCTGATGCTCGCGACCGGCCTCACGCCCGAAGACGTCTACACGAACCTGTAA
- the ribH gene encoding 6,7-dimethyl-8-ribityllumazine synthase — protein MSGAGSPALQVHAPDVRVAVVAASWHEVVMAGLLGGARRALADAGVRPESVTEIRVPGSFELGVACARVAPAYDAVVALGVVIRGGTPHFDYVCSAATDALSGIAVATGTPVGFGLLTCDTEEQALDRAGLPGSAEDKGHEATTAALATVLALREAGHPRGASGTRD, from the coding sequence GTGAGCGGGGCGGGCTCGCCGGCGCTGCAGGTGCACGCGCCCGACGTGCGCGTCGCGGTCGTCGCCGCGTCGTGGCACGAGGTCGTGATGGCGGGGCTGCTCGGCGGTGCGCGGCGCGCGCTCGCCGACGCGGGCGTACGGCCGGAGTCGGTGACCGAGATCCGCGTCCCGGGCTCCTTCGAGCTGGGCGTCGCGTGCGCCCGGGTGGCGCCGGCGTACGACGCGGTCGTGGCCCTCGGTGTCGTGATCCGGGGCGGCACGCCGCACTTCGACTACGTCTGCTCGGCCGCCACCGACGCGCTGTCGGGCATCGCCGTGGCGACCGGCACGCCGGTCGGGTTCGGGCTGCTCACCTGCGACACCGAGGAGCAGGCGCTCGACCGCGCCGGGCTGCCCGGGTCGGCCGAGGACAAGGGGCACGAGGCGACCACCGCGGCCCTCGCGACGGTCCTCGCGCTGCGCGAGGCCGGACACCCGCGCGGGGCGTCCGGCACCCGCGACTAG
- the ribB gene encoding 3,4-dihydroxy-2-butanone-4-phosphate synthase: protein MSTVEDAVAALREGRPVLVLDDEDRENEGDLVLAAASATPQWLGFAVRHGSGLVCAPVDPATADRLGLPLMVGANQDPLRTAYTVTVDAAQGVSTGISAADRATTLRVLADPGSTETDLIRPGHVLPLRAKPGGVLERVGHTEAAVDLCRLAGLPQAAGIVELVHDDGSMMRTDAVLALGEQHDLPVITIAELVRWRLRHDLVEPVAQTTLPTAHGRFAVHGYRDRRTGTELVALVSPRGVTDPALVRVHSECLTGDALGSLRCDCGPQLDASLELVAREGGVVVYVRGHEGRGVGLLDKLRAYELQDAGHDTVDAQVRLGLPVDARDFAGAAAVLRDLGVRRLTLLTNNPAKIDALVEAGLEVTEVQPLSVGANPSNEPYLRAKRDRLGHRLPATITGAAS, encoded by the coding sequence ATGTCCACCGTCGAGGACGCGGTCGCCGCGCTGCGCGAGGGGCGCCCGGTGCTGGTCCTCGACGACGAGGACCGCGAGAACGAGGGTGACCTGGTGCTGGCCGCGGCGAGCGCGACGCCGCAGTGGCTCGGGTTCGCCGTACGCCATGGGTCGGGTCTGGTCTGCGCGCCCGTCGACCCCGCCACGGCCGACCGGCTCGGCCTGCCCCTGATGGTCGGCGCCAACCAGGACCCGCTGCGGACGGCGTACACCGTGACGGTCGACGCGGCCCAGGGCGTCTCGACCGGCATCAGCGCCGCGGACCGCGCGACGACGCTGCGGGTGCTCGCCGACCCCGGCAGCACCGAGACCGACCTGATCCGCCCCGGGCACGTGCTGCCGCTGCGCGCCAAGCCCGGCGGGGTGCTCGAGCGGGTCGGCCACACCGAGGCGGCGGTCGACCTGTGCCGGCTCGCCGGGCTGCCGCAGGCCGCCGGCATCGTCGAGCTGGTGCACGACGACGGGTCGATGATGCGCACCGACGCGGTGCTGGCGCTGGGCGAGCAGCACGACCTGCCGGTCATCACCATCGCCGAGCTGGTGCGCTGGCGGCTGCGGCACGACCTGGTCGAGCCGGTCGCGCAGACGACGCTGCCGACCGCGCACGGCCGGTTCGCGGTGCACGGCTACCGCGACCGGCGCACCGGCACCGAGCTGGTCGCGCTGGTCTCGCCGCGCGGGGTCACCGACCCGGCGCTGGTGCGGGTGCACTCCGAGTGCCTCACCGGTGACGCGCTGGGGTCGCTGCGCTGCGACTGCGGCCCGCAGCTGGACGCGTCGCTGGAGCTGGTGGCGCGCGAGGGCGGCGTCGTGGTCTACGTGCGCGGCCACGAGGGCCGCGGCGTCGGGCTGCTCGACAAGCTGCGCGCCTACGAGCTGCAGGACGCCGGGCACGACACGGTCGACGCGCAGGTGCGCCTCGGCCTGCCGGTCGACGCCCGCGACTTCGCCGGCGCCGCCGCCGTCCTGCGCGACCTCGGCGTGCGCCGACTCACCCTGCTGACCAACAACCCCGCCAAGATCGACGCGCTGGTCGAGGCCGGCCTGGAGGTGACCGAAGTGCAACCGCTGAGCGTGGGGGCCAACCCCAGCAACGAGCCCTACCTGCGGGCCAAGCGAGACCGGCTGGGCCATCGGCTGCCCGCGACGATCACCGGGGCGGCGTCGTGA
- a CDS encoding HNH endonuclease signature motif containing protein yields MTPSTAPTPGDPVAAARALFESLLYEDGLVGAVEGTFGPVARSGPHGAAEPQTHDPVVLLMGAIQVLTADLIDRMQRTDPFALSEQEQWLVPADLGPASVGAGDAVASGGAGGMNGPSGAGGAGSEGGAGGEGLPRTPLPVPETRSPAARGEVERELQSEAAWREADRAAERQAQFELTAVLAHAAMNQAAAVRAHATAGLARFDRVPDSAFFSAQECLAGEQPRPFDVVEHQPGHRAEFAGDLLGPALRLGPYAADSLVDDSVWLTTRVPGVLAAVGRGEVNIETAAAIAREVQEARPETCELVEEAVLRRRVHQRQRTQAQRSTRTLVGRHESEAARRSAKRTKAQQTGVWLDSHTTPGLSAFSAVMPTGKAVALMDAVDQRAHQAQQAARTGSATAHGEQPPESAAGAAGATNDGNRTSEDVARAAMLLGEHRAEALYDLAMGNVDLTAHLELIVPQPPSPEPPQPPGPSPSAQPPGPSPSPSPEPPGPSPSPSPEPPGPSSSQEPPPESSGPPSPSTQAAPSQGPPSVTDSPKPPGSRTLVTPGQVRQLLADVPVLLHERAGPVPTADVFELLTGRAARTTAEWVQLPIDPPHDVASMAWAAPAPTTGGVTRAHVAQAAEQPGPDQETGGYRPGARLRRRVIRRDQRCRFPGCDRRGRYTDLDHVDPWPRGPTEERNLQCLCRHHHRAKHEGGWRVTMTVAGRCTWTSPTGRVYVTDPGLPEALLDLACP; encoded by the coding sequence ATGACCCCGAGCACCGCACCGACTCCCGGCGACCCGGTCGCCGCGGCGCGTGCGCTGTTCGAGTCGTTGCTCTACGAGGACGGCCTCGTCGGGGCCGTCGAGGGCACGTTCGGTCCCGTGGCGCGCTCGGGTCCGCACGGTGCCGCGGAGCCGCAGACGCACGACCCGGTGGTCCTGCTGATGGGCGCGATCCAGGTGCTGACCGCCGACCTGATCGACCGGATGCAGCGCACCGACCCGTTCGCGCTGAGCGAGCAGGAGCAGTGGCTGGTGCCGGCGGATCTCGGGCCGGCGTCGGTGGGTGCCGGTGATGCTGTGGCGTCTGGCGGTGCGGGCGGCATGAACGGTCCGAGCGGAGCGGGCGGTGCGGGCAGTGAGGGTGGTGCGGGTGGTGAGGGCCTGCCCCGGACGCCGTTGCCTGTCCCCGAGACACGGTCGCCTGCCGCGCGTGGCGAGGTCGAGCGCGAGCTGCAGTCGGAGGCTGCGTGGCGCGAGGCCGACCGTGCCGCCGAGCGGCAGGCGCAGTTCGAGCTGACCGCGGTGCTCGCGCACGCGGCGATGAACCAGGCGGCGGCGGTGCGGGCGCACGCCACGGCGGGGCTGGCGAGGTTCGACCGGGTCCCCGACAGCGCGTTCTTCTCGGCGCAGGAGTGTCTGGCGGGCGAGCAGCCTCGACCCTTCGACGTGGTCGAGCACCAGCCCGGCCACCGTGCCGAGTTCGCCGGCGACCTGCTCGGGCCGGCGCTGCGCCTCGGGCCCTACGCCGCCGACTCCCTCGTCGACGACTCCGTCTGGCTGACCACGCGGGTGCCCGGCGTGCTCGCCGCCGTCGGCCGCGGCGAGGTCAACATCGAGACCGCGGCCGCGATCGCCCGCGAGGTGCAGGAGGCGCGGCCCGAGACCTGCGAGCTGGTCGAGGAGGCGGTGCTGAGGCGCCGGGTCCATCAGCGCCAGCGCACTCAGGCGCAGCGCTCGACACGGACCCTCGTCGGCCGTCACGAGTCGGAGGCCGCCCGGCGATCGGCGAAGCGCACCAAGGCTCAGCAGACCGGGGTCTGGCTCGACTCGCACACGACTCCGGGGCTGTCGGCGTTCAGCGCGGTCATGCCCACCGGCAAGGCCGTGGCGTTGATGGACGCTGTCGACCAGCGCGCCCACCAGGCGCAGCAGGCCGCCCGCACCGGCTCCGCAACCGCGCACGGCGAGCAGCCGCCGGAGAGCGCGGCCGGCGCGGCCGGCGCGACCAACGACGGCAACAGGACGAGCGAGGACGTGGCGCGCGCAGCGATGCTGCTGGGGGAGCACCGCGCCGAGGCCCTGTACGACCTCGCCATGGGCAACGTCGACCTCACCGCCCACCTCGAGCTCATCGTCCCGCAGCCGCCGTCACCCGAGCCGCCTCAACCGCCTGGCCCGTCCCCGTCGGCCCAGCCGCCTGGCCCGTCCCCGTCCCCGTCGCCAGAGCCGCCTGGCCCGTCCCCGTCCCCGTCGCCAGAGCCGCCTGGTCCGTCCTCGTCGCAAGAGCCGCCGCCGGAGTCGTCGGGGCCGCCGTCGCCGTCGACTCAGGCTGCGCCGTCGCAGGGGCCGCCCTCGGTCACCGATTCCCCGAAGCCGCCGGGCAGCCGGACCCTGGTGACACCGGGGCAGGTGCGGCAGCTGTTGGCGGACGTGCCGGTCCTGCTCCACGAGCGCGCCGGCCCGGTGCCGACAGCCGACGTCTTCGAGCTGCTCACCGGCCGCGCCGCCCGGACCACGGCGGAGTGGGTCCAGCTGCCGATCGACCCGCCGCACGACGTGGCGAGCATGGCCTGGGCCGCTCCGGCGCCGACCACCGGTGGAGTCACCCGAGCCCACGTCGCGCAGGCGGCGGAACAGCCCGGCCCAGATCAGGAAACCGGCGGCTACCGGCCGGGTGCGCGCCTGCGCCGCCGGGTGATCCGTCGCGACCAGCGTTGCCGGTTCCCGGGGTGCGACCGCCGCGGGCGCTACACCGACCTCGACCACGTCGACCCGTGGCCGCGCGGCCCGACCGAGGAGCGCAACCTGCAGTGCCTGTGCCGGCACCACCACCGGGCCAAGCACGAGGGTGGGTGGCGGGTCACCATGACCGTCGCTGGGCGGTGCACCTGGACCAGCCCGACGGGCCGGGTCTACGTCACCGACCCCGGCCTGCCCGAGGCGCTGCTCGACCTCGCGTGCCCCTGA